The following are encoded in a window of Leptodactylus fuscus isolate aLepFus1 chromosome 9, aLepFus1.hap2, whole genome shotgun sequence genomic DNA:
- the LOC142218140 gene encoding DNA damage-regulated autophagy modulator protein 1-like, with translation MKIRGLAFMPLLWVTWSLLGLCALVALTMILGHEKRPYISDTGKAFPESVVYMVVFLVTSIIGAGVASIQYKFMILRCEPSEKRYIIFQRVLYVIGWTVCIGTAINAIFSVKTGATAHRIGAGLAFVFGALYNLCQAACLYKRSFSSRRMCHFRLALALVTIVILLICILYC, from the exons ATGAAGATCCGGGGTTTGGCTTTCATGCCTCTCCTTTGGGTCACATGGTCACTATTGGGCCTCTGTGCCCTTGTGGCCCTGACGATGATCTTGGGCCATGAAAAACGACCATACATCAG TGACACGGGGAAAGCATTCCCGGAGTCTGTGGTCTACATGGTCGTCTTCTTGGTCACATCCATCATAG GAGCTGGCGTCGCTTCCATCCAGTACAAGTTCATGATCCTTCGCTGTGAACCATCGGAGAAGCGTTATATAATCTTCCAGCGAGTCCTATATGTCATTGGATGGACCGTGTGTATTGGTACCGCCATTAACGCCATATTTTCG GTGAAGACCGGTGCGACAGCCCACAGGATCGGCGCTGGATTGGCGTTTGTCTTTGGTGCCTTGTACAACCTGTGTCAAGCAGCATGCCTATACAAAAGATCCTTCAGCAGTCGGCGCATGTGCCACTTTAGGCTGGCATTAGCCTTGGTCACCATTGTAATACTGCTGATCTGTATCCTTTATTGCTGA
- the LOC142218123 gene encoding DNA damage-regulated autophagy modulator protein 1-like, translating into MKIRGLAFMPLLWVTWSLLGLCALVALTMILGHEKRPYISDTGKAFPESVVYMVVFLVTSIIGAGVASIQYKFMILRCEPSEKRYIIFQRVLYVIGWTVCIGTAINAIFSVKTGATAHRIGAGLAFVFGALYNLCQAACLYKRSFSSRRMCHFRLALALVTIVILLICILYC; encoded by the exons ATGAAGATCCGGGGTTTGGCTTTCATGCCTCTCCTTTGGGTCACATGGTCACTATTGGGCCTCTGTGCCCTTGTGGCCCTGACGATGATCTTGGGCCATGAAAAACGACCATACATCAG TGACACGGGGAAAGCATTCCCGGAGTCTGTGGTCTACATGGTCGTCTTCTTGGTCACATCCATCATAG GAGCTGGTGTCGCTTCCATCCAGTACAAGTTCATGATCCTTCGCTGTGAACCATCGGAGAAGCGTTATATAATCTTCCAGCGAGTCCTATATGTCATTGGATGGACCGTGTGTATTGGTACCGCCATTAACGCCATATTTTCG GTGAAGACCGGTGCGACAGCCCACAGGATCGGCGCTGGATTGGCGTTTGTCTTTGGTGCCTTGTACAACCTGTGTCAAGCAGCATGCCTATACAAAAGATCCTTCAGCAGTCGGCGCATGTGCCACTTTAGGCTGGCATTAGCCTTGGTCACCATTGTAATACTGCTGATCTGTATCCTTTATTGCTGA